One genomic segment of Sanyastnella coralliicola includes these proteins:
- a CDS encoding T9SS type A sorting domain-containing protein — protein sequence MKKLYTLLVLLMCVVGMNAQTYTSGDMLSPVANEFTMNQIDYVDLSSQTGTNQTWDFSNETNWSDLAFSVMNPADVDGADNFPQANYSLNADDLINNFLSVTSSGASVLGYYGNAGGIEIIQTFSDPQILYGFPLTFGASGSDDYEGSTSSAGFVQGMEGTVTWEVVGSGTVITPMGSFSNALLIHTFDDGIISSEAGGMTFEGTSTVDSYEILVPGYPIPLVHMDVATTEFFGEVDSETTAYIMADAVVSVSELGKASFDVYPNPANDVVYIANAESVGAQIDILDMTGKVVFTQSTNGNQTISVDTSNLNAGLYFVAMRTGESISTQKLIIE from the coding sequence ATGAAAAAACTATACACTCTACTCGTACTTCTCATGTGTGTTGTTGGGATGAATGCCCAAACCTACACTAGTGGTGACATGCTTTCACCGGTTGCGAACGAATTTACCATGAATCAAATTGATTACGTAGACCTCAGCTCTCAAACAGGTACAAATCAAACATGGGATTTTTCAAACGAAACGAACTGGTCTGATCTCGCATTCTCGGTGATGAACCCAGCAGATGTGGATGGGGCTGATAATTTCCCACAAGCGAACTATTCCTTGAATGCTGATGATCTGATCAACAACTTCCTTTCAGTGACTTCAAGCGGTGCTTCAGTATTGGGGTACTATGGTAACGCCGGGGGAATTGAGATCATTCAAACCTTCTCTGATCCGCAGATACTGTACGGATTCCCTTTGACTTTCGGTGCTAGCGGTAGTGATGATTACGAAGGTTCAACAAGCTCTGCAGGTTTCGTTCAAGGAATGGAAGGAACGGTGACTTGGGAAGTGGTTGGCTCTGGTACTGTAATCACACCTATGGGAAGCTTCTCGAATGCACTCTTGATCCACACGTTTGATGACGGAATCATTTCATCAGAAGCAGGAGGGATGACTTTCGAAGGGACATCAACTGTTGATAGCTACGAAATTCTAGTACCTGGTTATCCAATTCCTTTGGTTCACATGGATGTAGCAACAACTGAATTCTTCGGAGAAGTAGACAGTGAAACAACGGCGTACATCATGGCAGATGCAGTAGTATCTGTGTCTGAACTAGGCAAGGCATCATTTGATGTGTATCCAAATCCGGCGAATGATGTGGTTTATATCGCTAACGCGGAATCGGTAGGTGCACAGATTGATATTCTTGACATGACTGGGAAAGTGGTCTTCACTCAATCAACCAACGGTAACCAAACGATTTCGGTAGATACAAGTAACCTGAATGCAGGCCTTTATTTCGTGGCTATGCGTACGGGAGAGTCTATAAGCACGCAGAAGCTGATCATCGAATAA
- a CDS encoding uracil-DNA glycosylase family protein, producing the protein MENLKKEIAGCTVCAASLPLGPRPVVAFDKDASIMIIGQAPGTRVHASGIPWNDPSGDRLRKWLNVDRDTFYDDSKFAIMPMGFCYPGKGSSGDLPPRKECAPLWHERIWEQLPNIQLTLLIGAYAQAYYLPETQKQNMTARIGDFEKHLENGFLVMPHPSPRNQLWLKKNPFFESEVVPILQHIVADSFKL; encoded by the coding sequence GTGGAGAACCTTAAAAAAGAGATTGCTGGATGCACCGTGTGCGCTGCCTCGCTTCCGCTGGGTCCTAGACCTGTAGTGGCTTTTGATAAAGACGCATCGATCATGATCATCGGACAAGCACCAGGAACGCGAGTGCATGCCTCAGGGATTCCATGGAATGACCCAAGCGGAGACCGTTTGCGGAAATGGTTGAACGTTGATCGCGACACATTCTATGACGATTCAAAATTCGCCATCATGCCCATGGGGTTCTGTTACCCCGGCAAAGGGAGCAGCGGAGACCTCCCACCAAGGAAAGAGTGTGCGCCGCTTTGGCACGAGCGCATTTGGGAACAGTTACCGAACATCCAACTTACCTTACTCATTGGAGCCTACGCTCAGGCTTACTACTTGCCAGAGACTCAAAAACAGAACATGACTGCGCGTATTGGCGATTTTGAAAAGCACCTTGAAAACGGTTTTCTAGTCATGCCGCACCCCTCTCCTAGAAACCAATTGTGGTTGAAGAAAAATCCATTCTTTGAATCTGAAGTGGTTCCGATTCTTCAGCATATTGTAGCTGATTCATTCAAGCTGTAG
- a CDS encoding IMPACT family protein produces MSEASDTYLSLKGRSESLYKVKGSKHFGYAVPVRNEDEIKAFLEVVKKEHHAARHHCYAWRLGHDKKRYRANDDGEPSNSAGKPILGQIQSYDLTNVLIVVVRYFGGVKLGVGGLIDAYRTSAREAIEAGDIIELLVEDTIKVDFPYEAMGSVMKILKDYDLEMITHEFEFKCTLTTSVRQSLTDELLTAFNDLDFVEASAEV; encoded by the coding sequence TTGAGCGAAGCTTCAGATACGTATCTAAGCCTCAAGGGACGCAGTGAAAGTCTTTACAAAGTCAAAGGCAGCAAGCATTTTGGCTACGCAGTTCCTGTGCGCAATGAAGATGAAATCAAGGCTTTCTTAGAGGTAGTTAAAAAGGAGCATCATGCTGCTCGTCACCATTGCTATGCCTGGCGATTAGGTCATGATAAGAAACGCTATCGCGCGAATGATGATGGTGAGCCTAGCAACAGCGCGGGTAAACCAATCTTAGGTCAAATCCAAAGCTATGACCTTACGAATGTGTTGATTGTTGTGGTAAGGTATTTCGGCGGTGTGAAACTTGGTGTGGGCGGATTGATAGATGCTTACCGCACTTCAGCACGTGAGGCTATTGAAGCCGGGGATATCATTGAGTTGCTTGTTGAAGACACGATCAAGGTTGACTTCCCTTATGAGGCTATGGGTTCTGTGATGAAGATCCTAAAAGATTATGACCTTGAAATGATCACGCACGAGTTCGAATTCAAATGCACCCTAACGACTTCGGTTCGTCAGAGTTTGACTGATGAACTGCTCACCGCGTTTAATGATCTTGATTTCGTAGAGGCTAGCGCCGAAGTCTGA
- a CDS encoding NAD(P)/FAD-dependent oxidoreductase, with protein MSHTVIIGNGISGVTAARHIRKRSDDRITIISAETDHFFSRTALMYIYMGHMTYENTKPFEDHFWSKNRIDLMREYVSTIDYAKKTLQFSSGGTLAYDKLILAVGSKPNKFGWPGQDLDGVQGLYSYQDLELLEKNTHGPLVKDPAKKKVKRAVLVGGGLIGVEFAEMLLTRGIEVTFLVREDRFWGNVLPKEEGELVARHMIEHHVDLRLNTELAEVIPDENGRAKAIKTKDGETIECQLVGLTAGVSPNVAFLKGGELEIDRGILVDEYLKTNIPDVYAIGDCAQMRNPSKGRRPLEQVWYTGRMMGETVGATLTGTPTPYKPGYWFNSAKFFDIEYQTYGTVPARDLDGLSEFYWEHPDGKICIKIVFETATRRFHGINTFGIRMLHERFDKWLNEERSVDHIMEYLADANFDPEFYRTHEKAVVNKFNAEQGTAIVPKKRSWKRIFSKA; from the coding sequence ATGTCTCATACTGTCATCATTGGTAACGGAATATCTGGTGTAACCGCCGCCAGACATATTCGGAAGCGCAGCGACGATCGCATCACGATCATCTCTGCGGAGACCGATCATTTCTTTAGTCGTACTGCGCTTATGTATATCTACATGGGGCATATGACTTACGAAAACACCAAGCCTTTTGAAGATCACTTCTGGTCTAAGAACAGAATAGATCTGATGCGTGAGTATGTGTCTACAATAGACTATGCGAAGAAGACACTTCAGTTTTCAAGTGGAGGCACCCTGGCTTATGATAAGTTGATTCTTGCGGTAGGATCTAAACCCAACAAATTCGGATGGCCTGGACAAGACCTTGATGGCGTTCAAGGGTTGTACAGTTACCAAGACTTGGAGCTATTAGAAAAGAATACCCATGGTCCATTGGTAAAAGACCCAGCAAAGAAAAAAGTAAAACGAGCTGTACTCGTAGGAGGAGGTTTGATTGGAGTGGAATTCGCTGAAATGCTGCTGACACGTGGTATTGAGGTGACATTCTTAGTTCGAGAAGACCGCTTCTGGGGTAACGTTTTACCGAAAGAGGAAGGGGAACTTGTTGCTCGTCATATGATTGAGCACCACGTTGATCTTCGCCTCAACACTGAGCTTGCAGAGGTGATACCAGATGAGAATGGTCGTGCCAAAGCTATCAAGACCAAAGACGGCGAGACGATTGAATGTCAGCTCGTGGGATTGACAGCCGGAGTTTCACCAAACGTAGCCTTTCTGAAAGGCGGCGAGCTTGAGATAGACCGAGGAATCTTGGTGGATGAATACTTGAAGACGAATATTCCTGACGTTTATGCCATCGGTGATTGCGCTCAGATGAGAAATCCATCGAAAGGTAGAAGACCGCTTGAGCAAGTGTGGTACACCGGACGAATGATGGGGGAAACAGTTGGCGCAACGCTAACGGGGACACCAACTCCATACAAACCAGGATACTGGTTCAATAGCGCAAAATTCTTTGATATCGAGTACCAGACCTACGGCACCGTTCCTGCGCGTGACTTAGACGGATTATCTGAGTTTTATTGGGAGCATCCGGATGGAAAGATCTGTATCAAGATTGTCTTTGAGACAGCAACCCGCCGATTCCACGGAATCAACACTTTCGGGATCCGCATGCTCCATGAGCGATTTGATAAATGGCTCAATGAAGAACGCTCGGTAGATCACATTATGGAGTACTTGGCAGATGCCAATTTTGATCCTGAATTCTATCGCACTCACGAAAAAGCGGTGGTCAATAAGTTCAACGCAGAACAGGGCACTGCGATCGTTCCAAAGAAAAGAAGCTGGAAACGCATTTTTAGCAAAGCCTGA
- a CDS encoding class I SAM-dependent methyltransferase, producing MSLFSRLFKRSKFDSASYWEYRYAEGGNSGEGSYEHFADYKAEAINQLIDEFNLSSGIEFGCGDGNQLNMFRFKKYHGLDVSSTIIAKLRKRFEDRPKLSFQVYKTGASKEIPRCDAALSIDVLYHLTEAHVYDAYMNDLFASAESMVIIYAWNEVYVEGSHPNHVHPRLFTKDIEERYPEWELNRKLDNPFHPRAQNELATTPAEFYIYTRR from the coding sequence ATGAGCCTTTTCTCCAGACTCTTTAAACGTTCTAAATTCGATTCAGCCAGTTACTGGGAATATCGCTATGCCGAGGGTGGAAATAGCGGAGAAGGCAGTTACGAGCATTTTGCTGACTACAAGGCAGAAGCCATCAACCAGCTCATTGATGAATTCAATTTAAGCTCAGGGATTGAGTTTGGCTGCGGTGATGGGAACCAACTCAACATGTTCCGCTTCAAAAAGTATCATGGCCTTGATGTGTCATCCACCATCATTGCCAAGCTACGTAAGCGCTTTGAAGATCGTCCAAAACTTTCTTTCCAGGTCTATAAAACCGGTGCCTCTAAAGAGATTCCAAGATGTGATGCTGCCCTTTCCATTGATGTTTTATATCACCTCACGGAAGCGCATGTTTATGATGCTTACATGAATGATCTTTTCGCTAGCGCGGAATCGATGGTGATCATTTACGCGTGGAACGAAGTCTATGTGGAAGGCAGTCACCCTAACCACGTACATCCAAGGCTTTTCACCAAAGACATTGAGGAGCGATATCCTGAATGGGAGTTGAATCGAAAACTCGACAACCCTTTCCACCCTCGTGCTCAGAACGAGCTTGCCACCACTCCGGCAGAATTCTACATCTACACCCGCCGATAA
- a CDS encoding class I SAM-dependent methyltransferase, with product MNKIVSFVTRFIPRHILQRVAHLFLQLLSFFYRGKNIEDPISGISYRKILPYGRVHSRPNALAPDSMSLERHRLIWLYLREKTNFFKDDLRFLHMAPEYCFLKLFKRQKNLEYVTGDLLSPWAEHHFDAHQIPFEDNSFDVVMANHLLEHVEDDRQVMREFHRIMKPGGWGIFQVPIDYASAETQEDPNVTDPAERERLYWQRDHVRLYGRDYAERLREAGFEVKEDDYVGELGKELQERYALMPEEIIYYCQKK from the coding sequence ATGAATAAGATCGTCAGTTTCGTAACACGCTTTATTCCTCGCCACATTTTGCAGCGAGTGGCGCACTTGTTTCTTCAATTGTTGAGTTTCTTTTATCGAGGGAAGAACATCGAAGATCCAATCTCAGGAATCTCGTACCGTAAGATTCTCCCTTATGGTCGCGTGCACAGTCGTCCGAATGCCCTAGCACCGGATAGTATGTCACTCGAGCGTCATCGATTGATTTGGCTGTACCTACGGGAGAAGACAAATTTCTTCAAAGATGATCTGCGCTTCCTGCACATGGCGCCTGAATACTGCTTTCTGAAGCTATTCAAGCGACAGAAGAATCTTGAGTACGTGACTGGAGACCTTCTATCTCCATGGGCAGAGCACCATTTCGATGCGCATCAAATCCCGTTTGAAGACAATAGCTTCGATGTGGTGATGGCGAATCACCTGCTCGAGCACGTTGAAGATGATCGACAGGTAATGCGTGAGTTTCACCGCATTATGAAGCCAGGCGGTTGGGGTATTTTCCAGGTTCCTATTGATTACGCTAGCGCGGAAACTCAAGAAGACCCTAACGTGACTGATCCTGCTGAAAGAGAACGTTTGTACTGGCAACGAGATCATGTTCGCTTGTACGGACGAGACTATGCAGAGCGCCTACGTGAAGCTGGTTTTGAAGTCAAAGAAGATGATTACGTTGGAGAACTAGGGAAGGAGCTTCAGGAGCGATACGCTTTGATGCCTGAAGAAATCATCTACTACTGTCAGAAGAAATAA
- a CDS encoding FG-GAP-like repeat-containing protein, translating to MKQFYLLLAAFLAVPTMALSQSFADMGEELPNEYHSGGTVGVVDMNNDGYDDIVTLDNANTLIVLYQGADGWTEVNYGQISGSNQWGFSVGDMNNDGHNDVISGGAYDGVHFISIDEQGVSEQFDLQNGSMFMQDCNMHDIDNDGYLDFFGCHDDATSRMWRNNGSGAMVPNEFMIDFESYDFSDYPDTDHSGNYGSVWCDVDDDGDNDLFIAKCRQFVSDPMDPRRINQLWINDGEGNFTEEAEAHGLVFYEQSWTADFADYDNDGDFDALITNHSANMMLFENDGSGNFTDVSEAAGVDVNGFFLQAKMIDFDNDGYNDIVYAGGVHSYFHNNGDGTFTEEPNKFPYNDTMHSFGIGDLNRDGFVDLYASYGNIYVDADGNNPDRVWMNETNDNNWVVFDLEGIISNQNAVGAKVKIYGDFGVQVREVRAGESYGIVNTFQLHFGLGDVTEIDEVVIEWPSGMETVITDPEINTFHTIFESECQLANVDIIANGPLEICPGESVNIEAPMGYTYLWSNGETGMSIDAAATGNYSVTVFDENGCPGASNIVQVVVVQPELPSVTVNGDTQFCEGGSVELISSNADSYEWSEGTESQVLTVTESGTYYVTVPGVCADDLESEEITVVVLDAPDTPSVPDESIENPGTATLNGTGNELHWYENEMDADPIFVGNTFETPFLNSTTSFWVEDVNTYGGVQGNGGKENNDEVNGQYHFNSNFWLVFDANEDIILDNVKVYAGNEGMRSIAVIDNNGTIVAQGDFNVPQGESVVELGFFVPAGTGYGLRSLDDDPQLWREDDNSEQAYPYDLGGLATIVSSSVGGAGATEYYYFFYDWNVSTPSWECVSDRIEVIVTVVGIEEIEALASLNVFPNPASDMVTVAYELTAQKDVELRITDLAGRTIVNKQLLSAVGANQEVVNLSEFATGVYELQLVIDGQTAAYKLIIE from the coding sequence ATGAAGCAATTCTATCTTTTATTAGCAGCTTTTTTGGCTGTCCCAACAATGGCTCTCTCTCAGTCGTTCGCTGACATGGGTGAAGAGTTACCAAACGAATATCACTCTGGCGGAACTGTCGGTGTAGTTGACATGAACAATGACGGCTACGATGATATCGTTACTCTCGATAACGCTAACACGCTCATCGTACTTTACCAAGGTGCTGATGGGTGGACAGAAGTGAACTACGGTCAGATCTCAGGATCTAACCAGTGGGGATTCTCTGTTGGAGACATGAACAACGACGGTCACAATGATGTGATTTCTGGAGGTGCTTACGATGGTGTTCACTTCATCTCGATTGACGAGCAAGGCGTATCTGAACAGTTCGATCTACAGAACGGAAGCATGTTCATGCAAGACTGTAACATGCACGACATCGATAACGATGGTTACCTAGATTTCTTCGGATGTCACGATGATGCTACTTCTCGCATGTGGCGAAACAATGGTTCCGGAGCAATGGTACCTAACGAATTCATGATTGATTTCGAATCATACGATTTCTCTGATTATCCAGACACAGACCACTCAGGAAACTATGGTTCAGTTTGGTGTGATGTAGACGACGATGGTGACAATGATCTTTTCATCGCGAAGTGTCGTCAGTTCGTTTCTGATCCAATGGATCCACGTCGTATTAACCAGCTTTGGATTAACGATGGTGAAGGTAACTTCACAGAAGAAGCAGAAGCTCACGGACTCGTATTCTACGAGCAGTCATGGACAGCAGATTTTGCTGATTACGATAACGATGGTGACTTTGATGCCTTGATCACGAACCACTCAGCAAACATGATGCTTTTTGAAAACGACGGAAGTGGAAACTTCACGGATGTATCAGAAGCAGCAGGTGTGGACGTGAACGGATTCTTCCTTCAAGCGAAGATGATCGACTTTGACAACGATGGCTACAACGACATCGTTTATGCTGGAGGTGTTCACTCATACTTCCACAACAATGGTGATGGAACATTCACCGAGGAGCCAAACAAGTTCCCTTACAATGATACCATGCACAGCTTCGGTATTGGAGACCTTAACCGCGATGGTTTTGTAGACCTATACGCTAGCTACGGTAACATCTACGTTGACGCTGACGGCAACAACCCCGATCGCGTTTGGATGAACGAAACGAATGATAACAACTGGGTGGTATTCGACCTAGAAGGAATCATCTCAAACCAGAACGCAGTAGGGGCAAAGGTGAAGATCTACGGAGACTTCGGAGTACAAGTACGTGAAGTGCGCGCTGGAGAAAGCTACGGTATCGTCAACACGTTCCAACTACACTTCGGTCTAGGTGATGTGACTGAGATCGATGAAGTAGTGATCGAATGGCCAAGCGGAATGGAGACAGTAATCACTGATCCAGAAATCAACACTTTCCATACGATTTTCGAATCTGAGTGTCAGTTGGCAAATGTTGACATCATTGCTAACGGACCACTAGAAATCTGTCCGGGTGAATCAGTAAACATCGAAGCACCTATGGGTTACACTTACTTATGGAGCAACGGTGAAACAGGAATGAGCATAGATGCTGCTGCCACTGGCAACTACAGCGTTACAGTATTCGATGAGAACGGATGTCCGGGAGCTTCAAATATTGTTCAGGTTGTTGTAGTGCAGCCGGAACTTCCTTCAGTTACCGTGAACGGTGATACTCAATTCTGTGAAGGTGGTTCTGTAGAATTGATCTCTTCCAATGCTGATAGCTACGAGTGGTCAGAAGGAACAGAATCACAAGTATTGACCGTTACTGAATCAGGAACGTACTACGTAACTGTTCCTGGTGTTTGTGCAGATGACTTGGAGTCTGAAGAAATCACAGTGGTAGTATTGGATGCGCCTGATACACCATCTGTTCCAGATGAGAGCATTGAGAACCCTGGTACTGCCACATTAAACGGCACAGGAAATGAGCTTCACTGGTACGAAAATGAAATGGACGCTGATCCGATCTTCGTTGGTAACACGTTTGAAACGCCATTCTTGAACAGCACAACTTCATTCTGGGTAGAAGACGTAAATACTTACGGTGGAGTACAAGGAAACGGAGGTAAAGAGAATAACGATGAAGTGAACGGACAGTACCACTTCAACTCTAACTTCTGGTTGGTATTCGATGCAAACGAAGACATCATTCTCGATAACGTGAAAGTGTACGCTGGAAACGAAGGCATGCGCTCAATCGCAGTAATCGATAACAACGGAACAATCGTAGCGCAAGGAGACTTCAACGTGCCACAAGGAGAGTCAGTAGTTGAACTAGGCTTCTTTGTACCAGCAGGTACAGGGTACGGTTTACGCAGCTTGGATGATGATCCACAACTATGGCGTGAAGATGATAACTCTGAACAAGCATACCCATATGATCTAGGTGGATTGGCGACAATCGTTTCTAGTTCAGTAGGTGGAGCTGGAGCAACAGAATACTACTACTTCTTCTACGATTGGAATGTATCTACTCCAAGTTGGGAGTGTGTATCTGACCGTATCGAGGTGATCGTTACTGTTGTTGGAATTGAAGAAATCGAAGCGTTGGCTTCACTAAACGTATTCCCTAACCCTGCTTCTGACATGGTGACAGTGGCGTACGAATTGACAGCGCAAAAAGACGTTGAGCTACGTATTACAGACCTTGCAGGTCGTACGATTGTAAATAAGCAATTGTTGTCTGCAGTTGGCGCAAATCAAGAGGTGGTTAACCTTTCTGAGTTTGCTACTGGAGTATACGAGCTTCAACTTGTGATCGATGGTCAAACAGCTGCTTACAAGCTGATCATCGAATAA
- a CDS encoding cytochrome-c peroxidase, with translation MKGKVVLCIISFVIVFAGCKEDNVLSPPPSNEKTLSLPETPFDYEGITLPAYFTESGALDLFEAIPSDNPVTNHGATLGRVLFYDEILSVDGTISCGSCHHQEHAFADNDRFSEGLNGVITPRNSMAMFNLQYSRRFFWDRRTNGLENQVLEPIQHPEEMGLTLTEAVERVESQDYYPALFEAAFGDPTVTADRMSLALSQFIRSIVSYRSKWDEGYDIDFANFTELEAEGRELFFNGVTRCNQCHMTVQFYTPGTANTGLDENYADGGAGDVNGNPNDHGKFKMVSLRNLGYTAPYMHDGRFATLEEALEHYNSNIVAHPNLDDRLTYELTTGGTPIVMNLSESDIEALVAFLHTLDDPYMITEEMYANPFTE, from the coding sequence ATGAAAGGAAAGGTAGTATTGTGCATTATAAGCTTCGTCATAGTCTTCGCAGGCTGTAAAGAAGATAATGTACTCTCTCCTCCTCCAAGCAACGAGAAAACGCTATCTCTACCTGAAACTCCTTTTGACTACGAAGGAATTACGCTTCCTGCTTACTTCACCGAATCTGGTGCACTTGATCTTTTCGAGGCCATTCCGAGTGACAATCCGGTTACCAATCACGGTGCAACCTTAGGGCGTGTGCTGTTCTATGATGAGATCCTCTCTGTAGATGGTACGATCAGCTGTGGCTCATGCCATCATCAGGAACATGCTTTTGCAGACAACGATCGTTTCAGTGAAGGACTGAACGGTGTCATTACTCCTAGGAACTCCATGGCGATGTTCAATCTCCAGTATTCCCGCAGATTCTTTTGGGACCGGCGCACCAACGGACTAGAGAACCAAGTCTTAGAGCCTATTCAACATCCCGAGGAAATGGGCTTAACCTTGACTGAAGCTGTAGAACGAGTGGAATCACAAGACTACTACCCTGCTTTATTCGAGGCGGCCTTTGGTGATCCAACAGTGACCGCTGATCGCATGTCGTTGGCCTTATCTCAATTCATACGTTCGATCGTTTCATATCGCTCTAAATGGGATGAAGGTTATGATATTGACTTCGCCAACTTTACAGAGCTAGAGGCGGAAGGAAGAGAACTGTTCTTCAACGGTGTCACTCGCTGTAACCAGTGCCACATGACGGTTCAATTCTATACTCCAGGTACTGCTAACACCGGCCTCGATGAGAATTATGCCGACGGTGGTGCCGGAGACGTGAATGGCAATCCAAACGATCATGGCAAGTTCAAAATGGTGTCCCTCCGCAACTTGGGCTATACCGCCCCTTACATGCACGACGGACGCTTTGCAACCCTTGAGGAAGCCCTTGAACACTACAACAGTAACATCGTGGCTCACCCAAACCTTGATGACCGATTAACCTACGAACTCACCACAGGCGGAACTCCCATTGTGATGAATCTTTCTGAATCAGATATCGAGGCCTTAGTTGCTTTTTTGCATACTCTTGACGATCCTTACATGATCACCGAAGAGATGTATGCAAATCCATTTACTGAATGA
- a CDS encoding 4Fe-4S binding protein, with the protein MKSIKRIGLILLIAGISIFTFSLIFPSYEITDYTVNQHFDPIIDGYQIDLKKAAEEGDTSAVTQAKIKVDSYSALRDRLLTTKGDYGVNFVALSSAIRTQLNEHNEALKAESNWDAVIWDAPRDFAASMMRPAATGPSVEMKGLFLFLTFGLAMIGGLMYILPNVVLMGPPGIKNHHVFHEKATNRGWIGWLVFVWLVSFYILLYFFPDYTLGWVFPTDPASQFLKNQDASRWFLYGLMYCSVMTVMAIRMYVKYRNNRYQIVRTSSVLFFQVAFAFLIPELLTRFNRPSMDFKNIWPLDYDFFFNWNLDQLIAEGTLGVFMLVWGIALIVVAVPVFVYFFGKRWYCSWVCGCGGLAETLGDPYRQLSDKSVKAWKIERYLIHGVLVFAIFMTGVTLYTYFSGVSQVAGVDTYDVQKTYGFLIGSVFSGVIGTGFYPVMGSRVWCRFGCPLAAYLGLVQRFKSRFRITTNGGQCISCGNCSTYCEMGIDVRWYAQRGQNIVRSSCVGCGICSAVCPRGVLKLENGPEEGRINDNPIIIGKEGIQLSTDVTK; encoded by the coding sequence ATGAAGAGTATTAAGAGAATAGGACTAATCCTGCTCATCGCAGGGATTTCGATCTTCACGTTTAGCTTGATTTTCCCAAGCTATGAGATCACGGATTATACCGTGAATCAGCACTTTGATCCCATTATCGATGGCTATCAAATCGACTTGAAGAAGGCTGCCGAAGAAGGGGATACCTCAGCCGTTACTCAAGCGAAAATCAAGGTAGATTCGTACTCTGCCTTGCGTGATCGTTTGTTGACAACGAAGGGTGACTACGGAGTGAATTTCGTCGCTTTAAGTTCTGCGATCAGAACTCAGCTGAATGAGCACAACGAAGCACTTAAAGCCGAAAGCAATTGGGACGCTGTCATTTGGGATGCCCCGCGAGATTTTGCGGCTTCAATGATGCGACCCGCAGCCACAGGACCAAGTGTGGAAATGAAGGGGCTTTTCTTGTTCTTGACTTTCGGCTTGGCTATGATAGGAGGGTTGATGTATATTCTTCCAAATGTTGTACTGATGGGACCTCCAGGGATCAAGAACCACCATGTGTTCCATGAAAAGGCGACGAACAGAGGATGGATTGGCTGGCTGGTATTTGTCTGGTTGGTGAGTTTCTACATCCTACTTTATTTCTTTCCAGACTATACCCTTGGATGGGTATTCCCAACAGACCCTGCAAGCCAGTTCTTGAAGAATCAAGATGCTAGCCGTTGGTTCCTGTATGGTCTGATGTACTGTTCTGTAATGACCGTTATGGCGATCAGAATGTACGTGAAGTACCGTAATAACCGCTATCAGATTGTGCGTACTTCAAGTGTGCTCTTCTTTCAGGTGGCATTTGCCTTCTTGATTCCTGAATTGTTGACGCGTTTCAATCGTCCTTCTATGGACTTCAAGAACATCTGGCCACTTGATTACGACTTCTTCTTCAATTGGAATTTGGACCAGTTGATTGCTGAAGGAACACTTGGTGTATTCATGTTGGTTTGGGGTATTGCCTTGATTGTTGTGGCAGTTCCGGTGTTTGTTTACTTCTTCGGAAAACGTTGGTACTGTAGCTGGGTTTGTGGTTGTGGAGGGTTGGCCGAAACACTCGGTGATCCCTATCGTCAATTGAGCGACAAGAGCGTCAAAGCATGGAAGATCGAGCGCTACTTGATTCATGGAGTATTGGTGTTCGCCATATTCATGACGGGGGTGACCTTGTACACCTACTTCAGCGGAGTATCTCAAGTAGCCGGCGTTGATACCTACGATGTGCAGAAGACCTACGGATTCTTGATTGGATCAGTATTCTCAGGAGTAATTGGAACCGGATTCTATCCAGTGATGGGTAGCCGTGTATGGTGCCGTTTCGGGTGTCCGTTGGCAGCCTATCTGGGATTGGTTCAACGCTTCAAAAGCCGTTTCAGAATTACCACAAATGGTGGACAGTGTATTTCTTGTGGAAACTGTTCTACGTACTGTGAGATGGGAATCGACGTTCGCTGGTATGCCCAGCGTGGTCAGAACATCGTAAGATCTTCATGCGTCGGTTGTGGAATTTGTTCAGCGGTTTGTCCGCGTGGAGTATTGAAATTGGAGAACGGTCCGGAAGAAGGACGTATCAATGATAATCCGATTATCATTGGTAAAGAGGGAATCCAACTTTCGACAGATGTAACTAAGTAA